Proteins co-encoded in one Siniperca chuatsi isolate FFG_IHB_CAS linkage group LG11, ASM2008510v1, whole genome shotgun sequence genomic window:
- the map3k4 gene encoding mitogen-activated protein kinase kinase kinase 4 isoform X4 produces the protein MIRQAKPVEDASQQNSEVGESWDSPSEEEEALYGTSPPYTHRQIKRMSGKHHRNSQARSAGRSPNKAELIPSVLRESLRPAETPEEHSYKQGKKQRATLRSTERDHKKTFEGSFMLDPLSKSSPFGALSMDPRKHYLSLGCSSCKLPVSMPHIARTHRQTSRTDCPADRLKFFETLRLLLKLTSMSSKRKEKEQRGLENMAFMGHNNEVIWLELQAWHARRSTSDQDLFLFTARQAIPDIINEVLHFKVNYASLRGAQCSGSQTIQGDYQSVPDLVCGEEREPAVAETNHCGVDPWGFSAFPSSAMNAAEPLGSGADCREHLQRQRLAFEQVKRVMELLESLEALYPSLQALQKDYEKYAARDFQGRVQALCLWLNITQDLNQKLRVMATVLGLHDLSRIGWPVFEIPSPRCSRGNEEEENEEDEENDSTATFTAESDGEDRDAEEERGLGHVAEGELSPSLTPKFARLLSEEEFLPTATAGSAEAVAGGGLFCPTAIYRPFVDKALKQMGLRKLILRLHKLMDRSLQRSRAALLRHTTALEFSDFPDPMLYSDYLPELSRHVSCSGPAHPELGADQVSWEDLLDMDLPSFRPAFLVLCRVLLNVIHECLKLRLEQRPAGEPSLLSIKQLVRECKEVLKGGLLMKQYYQFMLRGVVTDAQGLQTNANIDEFEEDLHKMLVVYFDYMHSWIQMLQQLPQASHSLKNLLEEEWHFTKVITPYIRGGEAQSGKLFCDIAGMLLKSTGEFLDAGLQKSGNEFWESADDSTASDEIRRSVIETSRSLKELFHEARERASKALGFAKMLRKDLEVAADFSITNGVTCLLEALKKRNYVKVQIPGLEELQVFVPCGLMDQRPLILQLLNAAAGKDCSKEPDEIAEDETYLLMSKHGAGDSTTDSDWAQWDGELLKLVPQVETVDTFRAMKVENMLLIVMQSAHLVAQRKAFQQSMEDVLTLSREQTSSQPLIASALEELKDEALQLCIKISTAIDRVEYMFTTEFEAEVEESESATLHQYYREAMIQGYNFAFEYHKEVVRLMSGEFRQRIGERYIAFARKWMTYVLTKCESGRGTKPRWATQGFDFLQAIEPAFISALPEDDFLNLQALMNECIGHVIGKPHSPVTGLYIAPRNSPRPVKVPRCHSDPPNPNLFIPNAEGFSSRSLPCDLRNQLFPNGPRPVPQGPGEHNHTKAPSSSPNDVRGSSFHENDRLSSVAAELHFKSLSRHSSPTEDKEEPSYPKGDPNSVARRSWELRTFISQSKDTAARQSPMEAVRRSIRKFEDKRYAVMKQRNIIGQVCHTPKSYDNVMHVGLRKVTFKWQRGNKIGEGQYGKVYTCINVDTGELMAMKEIRFQPNDHKTIKETADELKIFEGIKHPNLVRYFGVELHREEMYIFMEYCDEGTLEEVSRLGLQEHVIRLYSKQITTAINVLHEHGIVHRDIKGANIFLTSSGLIKLGDFGCSVKLRNNTHTMPGEVNSTLGTAAYMAPEVITRAKGEGHGRAADIWSLGCVLIEMVTGKRPWHEYEHNFQIMYKVGMGHKPPIPEKLSTEGKDFLGHCLESEPKRRWTASMLLDHPFVKVCTDEE, from the exons GCAGGCCAAGCCAGTGGAAGATGCATCCCAACAGAACTCTGAGGTGGGTGAATCCTGGGACTCTCccagtgaggaagaggaagctCTGTATGGCACCTCACCTCCTTATACCCACCGTCAGATAAAACGCATGTCTGGCAAACATCACAGGAACAGCCAGGCAAGGAGTGCTGGTCGGTCTCCCAACAAGG CGGAGCTTATCCCATCTGTCCTGAGAGAGAGTCTTAGGCCAGCGGAGACCCCTGAGGAGCACAGCTACAAGCAGGGTAAGAAGCAGAGGGCCACACTGCGTTCCACAGAGAGAGACCACAAGAAGACCTTTGAAGGCTCCTTCATGCTGGATCCACTCTCAAAGTCAAGCCCTTTCGGTGCCCTCAGCATGGATCCCAGGAAGCATTACTTGAGCTTAGGCTGCAGCAGTTGCAAACTTCCCGTGTCCATGCCCCATATTGCCCGGACCCACCGCCAGACCTCCAGGACAGACTGTCCTGCCGACCGCCTCAAGTTCTTTGAAACTCTGCGGCTGCTGCTCAAGCTCACGTCTATGTCCTccaagaggaaggagaaggagcAGAGAGGCCTGGAGAACATGGCCTTCATGGGTCACAACAATGAGGTCATTTGGTTGGAGCTGCAGGCTTGGCATGCACGACGCTCCACCAGCGACCAAgacctttttcttttcactgcCCGCCAGGCCATCCCTGACATCATAAATGAGGTCCTGCACTTTAAGGTCAACTATGCCAGCCTGAGAGGGGCCCAGTGTTCAGGGTCTCAAACAATCCAGGGAGACTATCAAAGTGTCCCAGATCTAGTctgtggagaggagagggagccTGCTGTAGCAGAGACCAACCACTGTGGAGTAGATCCCTGGGGCTTTAGCGCCTTCCCCTCATCAGCGATGAATGCAGCAGAGCCTCTGGGCTCTGGTGCTGATTGCAGGGAGCACCTTCAGCGCCAGCGGCTGGCATTCGAGCAGGTCAAGCGTGTTATGGAGTTGCTGGAGTCTCTGGAAGCTTTGTACCCTTCTTTGCAGGCCCTGCAGAAGGACTATGAAAAGTATGCAGCACGAGACTTCCAGGGCAGGGTGCAGGCACTCTGTCTGTGGCTCAatatcacccaggacctcaaccAGAAGCTGCGCGTTATGGCCACTGTGTTGGGCCTCCATGATCTATCCCGTATCGGGTGGCCTGTGTTTGAGATCCCTTCACCTCGCTGCTCCCGTGGcaatgaagaagaggagaatgaggaagatgaggagaatGACTCGACAGCCACTTTTACAGCTGAAAGTGATGGAGAGGACAGGGATGCTGAGGAGGAGCGGGGATTGGGACATGTAGCAGAGGGAGAGTTGTCTCCCTCCCTGACTCCTAAATTTGCCCGATTGTTGTCAGAAGAGGAGTTTCTCCCAACTGCTACTGCAGGAAGTGCAGAAGCGGTTGCGGGAGGGGGACTATTCTGCCCCACAGCCATCTACAGACCGTTTGTAGATAAAGCTCTGAAACAGATGGGACTGCGTAAACTGATCCTCAGACTGCACAAACTGATGGACCGTTCTCTTCAGAGGTCCAGAGCAGCGCTGCTCCGTCACACTACTGCACTGGAG TTTTCAGACTTCCCAGACCCCATGTTGTACAGCGATTACCTGCCAGAGCTGTCACGCCATGTGTCGTGCAGTGGTCCGGCTCATCCAGAGCTTGGGGCAGACCAGGTTTCCTGGGAGGATTTGCTGGACATGGACCTCCCATCCTTCCGACCAGCGTTCCTCGTGCTGTGCAGAGTCCTCCTCAACGTCATTCACGAATGCCTTAAACTGCGACTTGAACAGAGGCCTGCTGGAGAGCCTTCACTGCTCAGCATCAAACAG TTGGTGCGTGAGTGCAAGGAGGTTCTTAAAGGTGGTCTTCTGATGAAGCAGTATTATCAGTTCATGCTGCGGGGTGTGGTGACTGATGCTCAGGGCTTGCAGACAAATGCCAATATTGATGAGTTTGAAGAGGACCTTCACAAGATGCTGGTG GTCTACTTTGACTACATGCACAGTTGGATCCAGATGTTGCAGCAGCTGCCTCAGGCCTCTCACAGCTTGAAGAACCTGTTAGAGGAGGAGTGGCACTTCACCAAGGTCATTACTCCTTACATCCGTGGAGGGGAGGCCCAGTCTGGGAAGCTTTTCTG TGATATTGCTGGGATGTTGCTTAAATCCACTGGAGAGTTCCTTGATGCCGGCCTGCAAAAGAGTGGTAATGAATTCTGGGAAAGTGCAGACGACAGCACCGCCTCAGATGAGATCAG GCGGTCGGTTATCGAGACTAGTCGGTCACTTAAAGAGCTGTTCCACGAGGCCAGGGAGCGAGCATCCAAGGCTCTGGGCTTTGCCAAAATGCTTCGCAAG GACTTAGAAGTTGCTGCGGATTTCAGTATCACTAACGGGGTGACTTGTCTCCTGGAGGCACTGAAGAAGAGAAACTATGTCAAG GTTCAGATTCCAGGCTTGGAGGAGCTGCAAGTTTTTGTCCCCTGTGGCTTGATGGATCAGCGGCCTCTCATACTGCAGCTTCTCAATGCTGCTGCTGGCAAAGACTGCTCCAAAGAGCCTGATGAAATTGCAGAGGACGAGACCTACCTGCTCATGAGTAAACACGGAGCTGGGGACTCCACTACTGATTCTGACTGGGCTCAGTGGGACGGAGAGCTGCTCAAACTGGTCCCCCAGGTGGAAACTGTTGACACTTTCAGGGCCATGAAG GTGGAGAACATGCTCTTGATAGTGATGCAGTCAGCTCACCTGGTGGCTCAGCGAAAGGCCTTTCAGCAGTCCATGGAGGATGTGCTCACTCTTAGCCGGGAGCAAACATCTAGTCAACCTCTCATTGCGAGTGCTCTGGAGGAGCTCAAG GATGAGGCACTACAGCTATGCATTAAGATCAGCACTGCCATTGACCGCGTAGAGTACATGTTCACCACAGAGTTTgaggcagaggtggaggagTCCGAGTCAGCCACTCTGCATCAGTACTACAGGGAGGCAATGATACAGGGCTACAATTTTGCCTTTGAG tACCACAAGGAGGTGGTACGCCTGATGTCGGGGGAGTTCAGGCAGAGGATCGGGGAACGCTACATAGCTTTTGCCCGCAAGTGGATGACCTATGTCCTGACCAAATGTGAGAGTGGCAGGGGCACCAAGCCCAG GTGGGCGACTCAGGGTTTCGATTTTCTTCAGGCTATCGAACCTGCCTTTATATCAGCATTGCCAGAGGATGACTTCCTG AATTTACAAGCTTTGATGAATGAATGTATTGGACATGTGATTGGAAAACCTCATAGCCCAGTCACCGGCCTGTACATTG CTCCTAGGAATAGTCCTCGTCCTGTAAAGGTCCCTCGCTGCCATAGTGACCCACCAAACCCTAATCTGTTCATCCCTAATGCTGAAGGTTTCAG CTCTCGAAGTCTCCCCTGCGACCTCCGGAACCAGCTGTTCCCTAATGGCCCTCGCCCTGTCCCTCAGGGCCCGGGGGAACACAACCACACCAAAGCACCCAGCAGCAGCCCCAATGACGTCAG GGGATCCAGTTTCCATGAGAATGACCGTCTGTCGTCAGTTGCAGCAGAGTTGCATTTCAAATCTCTGAGCCGCCACTCCAGCCCCACAGAGGACAAAGAAG AACCCTCCTATCCTAAGGGAGACCCTAACAGCGTTGCACGCCGAAGCTGGGAGCTCCGCACCTTTATCAGCCAGTCCAAGG ACACAGCAGCACGACAAAGCCCCATGGAGGCCGTCCGTCGCTCCATTCGCAAGTTCGAGGACAAACGCTATGCTGTGATGAAGCAACGCAACATCATCGGCCAAGTGTGTCACACACCCAAGTCCTATGACAACGTCATGCACGTTGGGCTCAGGAAGGTGACCTTCAAGTGGCAGAGGGGCAACAAGATAG GTGAGGGCCAGTACGGGAAGGTGTACACCTGCATCAATGTCGACACTGGAGAACTAATGGCCATGAAGGAG ATCCGATTCCAGCCGAATGATCACAAAACAATCAAAGAGACAGCAGATGAGCTGAAGATATTTGAAGGCATTAAACACCCAAACCTGGTGCGATACTTTGGAGTTGAGCTCCATCGG GAGGAGATGTACATCTTCATGGAGTACTGTGATGAGGGCACTCTGGAGGAGGTGTCCAGACTGGGGCTACAGGAACATGTCATCAGGCTCTATAGTAAACAGATCACAACAGCAATCAATGTCCTCCATGAACACGGCATTGTCCACCGTGATATCAAGG gAGCCAACATCTTTTTGACGTCATCAGGGCTGATTAAGCTGGGTGACTTTGGCTGTTCAGTTAAGTTGAGGAACAACACTCACACCATGCCAGGGGAGGTGAACAGCACTCTAGGCACAGCAG CATACATGGCACCTGAAGTCATCACCAGAGCAAAGGGTGAAGGTCATGGACGAGCAGCGGACATCTGGAGTTTGGGCTGCGTTCTCATTGAGATGGTGACTGGAAAG AGGCCTTGGCACGAGTATGAGCACAACTTCCAAATCATGTACAAAGTGGGCATGGGCCATAAACCCCCCATCCCAGAGAAGCTGAGCACAGAGGGGAAGGACTTCCTCGGCCACTGTCTAGAGAGTGAACCCAAACGCCGCTGGACAGCTAGCATGCTGCTAGACCACCCGTTTGTCAAG GTTTGTACGGATGAAGAGTGA
- the map3k4 gene encoding mitogen-activated protein kinase kinase kinase 4 isoform X3 — MEPPDRNKPSRQAKPVEDASQQNSEVGESWDSPSEEEEALYGTSPPYTHRQIKRMSGKHHRNSQARSAGRSPNKAELIPSVLRESLRPAETPEEHSYKQGKKQRATLRSTERDHKKTFEGSFMLDPLSKSSPFGALSMDPRKHYLSLGCSSCKLPVSMPHIARTHRQTSRTDCPADRLKFFETLRLLLKLTSMSSKRKEKEQRGLENMAFMGHNNEVIWLELQAWHARRSTSDQDLFLFTARQAIPDIINEVLHFKVNYASLRGAQCSGSQTIQGDYQSVPDLVCGEEREPAVAETNHCGVDPWGFSAFPSSAMNAAEPLGSGADCREHLQRQRLAFEQVKRVMELLESLEALYPSLQALQKDYEKYAARDFQGRVQALCLWLNITQDLNQKLRVMATVLGLHDLSRIGWPVFEIPSPRCSRGNEEEENEEDEENDSTATFTAESDGEDRDAEEERGLGHVAEGELSPSLTPKFARLLSEEEFLPTATAGSAEAVAGGGLFCPTAIYRPFVDKALKQMGLRKLILRLHKLMDRSLQRSRAALLRHTTALEFSDFPDPMLYSDYLPELSRHVSCSGPAHPELGADQVSWEDLLDMDLPSFRPAFLVLCRVLLNVIHECLKLRLEQRPAGEPSLLSIKQLVRECKEVLKGGLLMKQYYQFMLRGVVTDAQGLQTNANIDEFEEDLHKMLVVYFDYMHSWIQMLQQLPQASHSLKNLLEEEWHFTKVITPYIRGGEAQSGKLFCDIAGMLLKSTGEFLDAGLQKSGNEFWESADDSTASDEIRRSVIETSRSLKELFHEARERASKALGFAKMLRKDLEVAADFSITNGVTCLLEALKKRNYVKVQIPGLEELQVFVPCGLMDQRPLILQLLNAAAGKDCSKEPDEIAEDETYLLMSKHGAGDSTTDSDWAQWDGELLKLVPQVETVDTFRAMKVENMLLIVMQSAHLVAQRKAFQQSMEDVLTLSREQTSSQPLIASALEELKDEALQLCIKISTAIDRVEYMFTTEFEAEVEESESATLHQYYREAMIQGYNFAFEYHKEVVRLMSGEFRQRIGERYIAFARKWMTYVLTKCESGRGTKPRWATQGFDFLQAIEPAFISALPEDDFLNLQALMNECIGHVIGKPHSPVTGLYIAPRNSPRPVKVPRCHSDPPNPNLFIPNAEGFSSRSLPCDLRNQLFPNGPRPVPQGPGEHNHTKAPSSSPNDVRGSSFHENDRLSSVAAELHFKSLSRHSSPTEDKEEPSYPKGDPNSVARRSWELRTFISQSKDTAARQSPMEAVRRSIRKFEDKRYAVMKQRNIIGQVCHTPKSYDNVMHVGLRKVTFKWQRGNKIGEGQYGKVYTCINVDTGELMAMKEIRFQPNDHKTIKETADELKIFEGIKHPNLVRYFGVELHREEMYIFMEYCDEGTLEEVSRLGLQEHVIRLYSKQITTAINVLHEHGIVHRDIKGANIFLTSSGLIKLGDFGCSVKLRNNTHTMPGEVNSTLGTAAYMAPEVITRAKGEGHGRAADIWSLGCVLIEMVTGKRPWHEYEHNFQIMYKVGMGHKPPIPEKLSTEGKDFLGHCLESEPKRRWTASMLLDHPFVKVCTDEE; from the exons GCAGGCCAAGCCAGTGGAAGATGCATCCCAACAGAACTCTGAGGTGGGTGAATCCTGGGACTCTCccagtgaggaagaggaagctCTGTATGGCACCTCACCTCCTTATACCCACCGTCAGATAAAACGCATGTCTGGCAAACATCACAGGAACAGCCAGGCAAGGAGTGCTGGTCGGTCTCCCAACAAGG CGGAGCTTATCCCATCTGTCCTGAGAGAGAGTCTTAGGCCAGCGGAGACCCCTGAGGAGCACAGCTACAAGCAGGGTAAGAAGCAGAGGGCCACACTGCGTTCCACAGAGAGAGACCACAAGAAGACCTTTGAAGGCTCCTTCATGCTGGATCCACTCTCAAAGTCAAGCCCTTTCGGTGCCCTCAGCATGGATCCCAGGAAGCATTACTTGAGCTTAGGCTGCAGCAGTTGCAAACTTCCCGTGTCCATGCCCCATATTGCCCGGACCCACCGCCAGACCTCCAGGACAGACTGTCCTGCCGACCGCCTCAAGTTCTTTGAAACTCTGCGGCTGCTGCTCAAGCTCACGTCTATGTCCTccaagaggaaggagaaggagcAGAGAGGCCTGGAGAACATGGCCTTCATGGGTCACAACAATGAGGTCATTTGGTTGGAGCTGCAGGCTTGGCATGCACGACGCTCCACCAGCGACCAAgacctttttcttttcactgcCCGCCAGGCCATCCCTGACATCATAAATGAGGTCCTGCACTTTAAGGTCAACTATGCCAGCCTGAGAGGGGCCCAGTGTTCAGGGTCTCAAACAATCCAGGGAGACTATCAAAGTGTCCCAGATCTAGTctgtggagaggagagggagccTGCTGTAGCAGAGACCAACCACTGTGGAGTAGATCCCTGGGGCTTTAGCGCCTTCCCCTCATCAGCGATGAATGCAGCAGAGCCTCTGGGCTCTGGTGCTGATTGCAGGGAGCACCTTCAGCGCCAGCGGCTGGCATTCGAGCAGGTCAAGCGTGTTATGGAGTTGCTGGAGTCTCTGGAAGCTTTGTACCCTTCTTTGCAGGCCCTGCAGAAGGACTATGAAAAGTATGCAGCACGAGACTTCCAGGGCAGGGTGCAGGCACTCTGTCTGTGGCTCAatatcacccaggacctcaaccAGAAGCTGCGCGTTATGGCCACTGTGTTGGGCCTCCATGATCTATCCCGTATCGGGTGGCCTGTGTTTGAGATCCCTTCACCTCGCTGCTCCCGTGGcaatgaagaagaggagaatgaggaagatgaggagaatGACTCGACAGCCACTTTTACAGCTGAAAGTGATGGAGAGGACAGGGATGCTGAGGAGGAGCGGGGATTGGGACATGTAGCAGAGGGAGAGTTGTCTCCCTCCCTGACTCCTAAATTTGCCCGATTGTTGTCAGAAGAGGAGTTTCTCCCAACTGCTACTGCAGGAAGTGCAGAAGCGGTTGCGGGAGGGGGACTATTCTGCCCCACAGCCATCTACAGACCGTTTGTAGATAAAGCTCTGAAACAGATGGGACTGCGTAAACTGATCCTCAGACTGCACAAACTGATGGACCGTTCTCTTCAGAGGTCCAGAGCAGCGCTGCTCCGTCACACTACTGCACTGGAG TTTTCAGACTTCCCAGACCCCATGTTGTACAGCGATTACCTGCCAGAGCTGTCACGCCATGTGTCGTGCAGTGGTCCGGCTCATCCAGAGCTTGGGGCAGACCAGGTTTCCTGGGAGGATTTGCTGGACATGGACCTCCCATCCTTCCGACCAGCGTTCCTCGTGCTGTGCAGAGTCCTCCTCAACGTCATTCACGAATGCCTTAAACTGCGACTTGAACAGAGGCCTGCTGGAGAGCCTTCACTGCTCAGCATCAAACAG TTGGTGCGTGAGTGCAAGGAGGTTCTTAAAGGTGGTCTTCTGATGAAGCAGTATTATCAGTTCATGCTGCGGGGTGTGGTGACTGATGCTCAGGGCTTGCAGACAAATGCCAATATTGATGAGTTTGAAGAGGACCTTCACAAGATGCTGGTG GTCTACTTTGACTACATGCACAGTTGGATCCAGATGTTGCAGCAGCTGCCTCAGGCCTCTCACAGCTTGAAGAACCTGTTAGAGGAGGAGTGGCACTTCACCAAGGTCATTACTCCTTACATCCGTGGAGGGGAGGCCCAGTCTGGGAAGCTTTTCTG TGATATTGCTGGGATGTTGCTTAAATCCACTGGAGAGTTCCTTGATGCCGGCCTGCAAAAGAGTGGTAATGAATTCTGGGAAAGTGCAGACGACAGCACCGCCTCAGATGAGATCAG GCGGTCGGTTATCGAGACTAGTCGGTCACTTAAAGAGCTGTTCCACGAGGCCAGGGAGCGAGCATCCAAGGCTCTGGGCTTTGCCAAAATGCTTCGCAAG GACTTAGAAGTTGCTGCGGATTTCAGTATCACTAACGGGGTGACTTGTCTCCTGGAGGCACTGAAGAAGAGAAACTATGTCAAG GTTCAGATTCCAGGCTTGGAGGAGCTGCAAGTTTTTGTCCCCTGTGGCTTGATGGATCAGCGGCCTCTCATACTGCAGCTTCTCAATGCTGCTGCTGGCAAAGACTGCTCCAAAGAGCCTGATGAAATTGCAGAGGACGAGACCTACCTGCTCATGAGTAAACACGGAGCTGGGGACTCCACTACTGATTCTGACTGGGCTCAGTGGGACGGAGAGCTGCTCAAACTGGTCCCCCAGGTGGAAACTGTTGACACTTTCAGGGCCATGAAG GTGGAGAACATGCTCTTGATAGTGATGCAGTCAGCTCACCTGGTGGCTCAGCGAAAGGCCTTTCAGCAGTCCATGGAGGATGTGCTCACTCTTAGCCGGGAGCAAACATCTAGTCAACCTCTCATTGCGAGTGCTCTGGAGGAGCTCAAG GATGAGGCACTACAGCTATGCATTAAGATCAGCACTGCCATTGACCGCGTAGAGTACATGTTCACCACAGAGTTTgaggcagaggtggaggagTCCGAGTCAGCCACTCTGCATCAGTACTACAGGGAGGCAATGATACAGGGCTACAATTTTGCCTTTGAG tACCACAAGGAGGTGGTACGCCTGATGTCGGGGGAGTTCAGGCAGAGGATCGGGGAACGCTACATAGCTTTTGCCCGCAAGTGGATGACCTATGTCCTGACCAAATGTGAGAGTGGCAGGGGCACCAAGCCCAG GTGGGCGACTCAGGGTTTCGATTTTCTTCAGGCTATCGAACCTGCCTTTATATCAGCATTGCCAGAGGATGACTTCCTG AATTTACAAGCTTTGATGAATGAATGTATTGGACATGTGATTGGAAAACCTCATAGCCCAGTCACCGGCCTGTACATTG CTCCTAGGAATAGTCCTCGTCCTGTAAAGGTCCCTCGCTGCCATAGTGACCCACCAAACCCTAATCTGTTCATCCCTAATGCTGAAGGTTTCAG CTCTCGAAGTCTCCCCTGCGACCTCCGGAACCAGCTGTTCCCTAATGGCCCTCGCCCTGTCCCTCAGGGCCCGGGGGAACACAACCACACCAAAGCACCCAGCAGCAGCCCCAATGACGTCAG GGGATCCAGTTTCCATGAGAATGACCGTCTGTCGTCAGTTGCAGCAGAGTTGCATTTCAAATCTCTGAGCCGCCACTCCAGCCCCACAGAGGACAAAGAAG AACCCTCCTATCCTAAGGGAGACCCTAACAGCGTTGCACGCCGAAGCTGGGAGCTCCGCACCTTTATCAGCCAGTCCAAGG ACACAGCAGCACGACAAAGCCCCATGGAGGCCGTCCGTCGCTCCATTCGCAAGTTCGAGGACAAACGCTATGCTGTGATGAAGCAACGCAACATCATCGGCCAAGTGTGTCACACACCCAAGTCCTATGACAACGTCATGCACGTTGGGCTCAGGAAGGTGACCTTCAAGTGGCAGAGGGGCAACAAGATAG GTGAGGGCCAGTACGGGAAGGTGTACACCTGCATCAATGTCGACACTGGAGAACTAATGGCCATGAAGGAG ATCCGATTCCAGCCGAATGATCACAAAACAATCAAAGAGACAGCAGATGAGCTGAAGATATTTGAAGGCATTAAACACCCAAACCTGGTGCGATACTTTGGAGTTGAGCTCCATCGG GAGGAGATGTACATCTTCATGGAGTACTGTGATGAGGGCACTCTGGAGGAGGTGTCCAGACTGGGGCTACAGGAACATGTCATCAGGCTCTATAGTAAACAGATCACAACAGCAATCAATGTCCTCCATGAACACGGCATTGTCCACCGTGATATCAAGG gAGCCAACATCTTTTTGACGTCATCAGGGCTGATTAAGCTGGGTGACTTTGGCTGTTCAGTTAAGTTGAGGAACAACACTCACACCATGCCAGGGGAGGTGAACAGCACTCTAGGCACAGCAG CATACATGGCACCTGAAGTCATCACCAGAGCAAAGGGTGAAGGTCATGGACGAGCAGCGGACATCTGGAGTTTGGGCTGCGTTCTCATTGAGATGGTGACTGGAAAG AGGCCTTGGCACGAGTATGAGCACAACTTCCAAATCATGTACAAAGTGGGCATGGGCCATAAACCCCCCATCCCAGAGAAGCTGAGCACAGAGGGGAAGGACTTCCTCGGCCACTGTCTAGAGAGTGAACCCAAACGCCGCTGGACAGCTAGCATGCTGCTAGACCACCCGTTTGTCAAG GTTTGTACGGATGAAGAGTGA